From one Lolium rigidum isolate FL_2022 chromosome 4, APGP_CSIRO_Lrig_0.1, whole genome shotgun sequence genomic stretch:
- the LOC124646506 gene encoding bidirectional sugar transporter SWEET3a-like, with product MFDLHVTTGIVASVVCFLLYAVPILTFKRVIRKGSVEEFSCIPYILTLFSNLTYTWYGLPVVSSGWENWTLSGISSIGVLFSSTFIIIYTWFAPRGKKKLIMMIVSPILIIVGSAVLLSSFAMHTHQMRKAFVGSINLVASVLMYGSPLVAVKQVIKTKSVEFMPFYLSLFTFLTSLLWMLYGILGRDPFLTAPSAIGCLMGIIQLIVYCIYSKCKEAPKTNPDIERADVIKVSASQEDTKGQKP from the exons ATGTTTGATCTACATGTAACAACGGGGATTGTAG CAAGCGTGGTTTGCTTTCTTCTCTATGCAGTACCAAT ATTGACATTCAAAAGAGTGATAAGGAAGGGCAGTGTAGAAGAATTCTCATGCATACCGTATATCTTAACTTTGTTTAGTAACCTCACCTATACTTGGTATGGCCTTCCGGTAGTGAGCTCTGGGTGGGAGAACTGGACTCTCTCCGGCATCAGCTCAATAGGAGTGCTCTTTTCAAGCACATTTATTATTATATACACATGGTTTGCACCTCGAGGAAAAAAG AAGCTTATCATGATGATAGTATCTCCGATTCTAATAATCGTTGGTTCGGCTGTACTTTTGTCAAGCTTCGCAATGCACACCCACCAAATGCGTAAAGCATTTGTCGGTAGCATTAATCTGGTGGCTTCCGTATTAATGTATGGCTCTCCGTTGGTAGCTGTG AAACAAGTTATCAAGACAAAAAGTGTGGAGTTCATGCCATTCTACTTGTCATTGTTTACCTTCTTGACAAGTTTACTTTGGATGTTATATGGGATACTAGGAAGGGATccttttctcacg GCACCAAGCGCCATCGGCTGTTTAATGGGTATCATTCAGTTGATTGTGTACTGCATTTACAGCAAATGCAAGGAAGCACCCAAAACGAATCCTGATATTGAGCGAGCAGATGTAATAAAAGTTTCAGCTAGTCAAGAGGACACAAAAGGACAAAAGCCATAA